A region of the Octopus bimaculoides isolate UCB-OBI-ISO-001 chromosome 30, ASM119413v2, whole genome shotgun sequence genome:
NNNNNNNNNNNNNNNNNNNNNNNNNNNNNNNNNNNNNNNNNNNNNNNNNNNNNNNNNNNNNNNNNNNNNNNNNNNNNNNNNNNNNNNNNNNNNNNNNNNNNNNNNNNNNNNNNNNNNNNNNNNNNNNNNNNNNNNNNNNNNNNNNNNNNNNNNNNNNNNNNNNNNNNNNNNNNNNNNNNNNNNNNNNNNNNNNNNNNNNNNNNNNNNNNNNNNNNNNNNNNNNNNNNNNNNNNNNNNNNNNNNNNNNNNNNNNNNNNNNNNNNNNCGGGGGTGGGGGTTGAAGGTGAGGACGACGGCGGTGATGGAAGGAATgaagaaaaggcaaaaaaaaagaaatataaacaaaaacaaacgaaatgtAGCTTCAAAACATTAAATCTGTGCTTCTACGTACACGCATGAACGCATTTCAACACATTTCTTGATACATTCAGTGGCTGCTGCCACTTATTctccgctaagttacagagacgtaaacaaaccaacattggctgACAAACGATGGCAGTGGGGatatacgtaaaagcacccactacactctctgagtggttggcattaggaagggcatccagctgtagaaactctgccaaattagattggagcctgggtgttgccatccggtctcaccagtcctcagtcaaatcgtccaacccatgctagcatggaaagcggacgttaaacgatgatgatgatgatgatatatatacatatatttacatggcgggcttcttctagtttcttatttctttattgcccacaaggggctaaacatagaggggacaaacaagggagaaacaaggacagacaaacaggcaaagggattaagtcgattacatcgaccctagtgtttcaatggtacttaatttatcgacccccgaaaggatgaaaggcaaagtcgaccttggcggaatttgaactcagaacgtgacggcagacgaaatactgctaagcatttcgtccagcgtgctaaNNNNNNNNNNNNNNNNNNNNNNNNNNNNNNNNNNNNNNNNNNNNNNNNNNNNNNNNNNNNNNNNNNNNNNNNNNNNNNNNNNNNNNNNNNNNNNNNNNNNNNNNNNNNNNNNNNNNNNNNNNNNNNNNNNNNNNNNNNNNNNNNNNNNNNNNNNNNNNNNNNNNNNNNNNaataataataataataataataataataatcctttctactaaaggcacaaggcctaaaatttgaggggaggggactagtcaattacattgacaccagtgtttcactggtacaaaTAATtttcactgataataataattaattctggttttattggccacccacaagggctaatataaatcaaaaacatgtaaggacaaaaacaggacgaaaatacaaagggttttgtccaaAAAGAAAGGCTttgtgtaaacaataataataataataaacgaccAATATGTAATACCTGTTCATCCTTGGCCGCTGTTACCTCTGCCAGTTCTTTTTCTAGCTTTTCAATAAGTTTCTTATTTTGAACAGCTTTCTCTGCCGTCTCTTTCAGGTATTCGTCTTGCTCCTTCTCTTCGAGAGGGGTGGTCAGCAAGCGGATTCTTAAAATGCTCTTCAACTCATTCAGTTTGTTTACAAACTCCTGTAGCTCCGGTGACATATTGTCTTTATATTTCACTATCTCCTTCGCGGCCGTCGTGTTTGCGTTGATAGCCCGCAGTATGTTCTTGCACGAGTTGCTCAGCCGGTCAGCGATGTACGACAGCTGCCGGCCGAGTTCATGCGCCCTCATGCTTTCGTCACTGCTCTCTCTCGTTTCTATCGAGGAATTCAAGCTCAAGCAAGTCTCGCTCGGTGATATGGACTGCAGCGGGTAATCGCCACGCTCTTCTTCCCCAAAGAGCGAGTAATTATAACTGTCGTAGCTGATCTTTTTCGTGGCTTTCCCAAGGCTGGCTTCGTATTCATCATCATGACAGATATACATGTCAGTGTCGTCTACATCGTCACTTGTGGAATGTCTATAGTGGACATCAATTTCATCTTCACTAGTTGTAATGATGGAACTGTCTTCCTCTTCAGCTTCACCGTCAAAATCACTAGAAAGTTTTCTCGTCATTTCTGCCTCAGCAGTCAAATCTATAACCTTAGGCTGTTGGTAGGCTGACCGACGCATCCGGCGGCAAAACGTGAGGAAATCACGCCGTGTTTCCGTGTAGGATACTTGGAGGCCGGCGTGATTCTTAAAACAGTCTTTCAAATGGTCGTCAAAGGCGTCATTGAAGAGGTGTAAATTATCCAAGACAAATGGAAACATACCTACCAACACGGCTCTTTCGACCATGTCCACATATACGTTCATCACTCGTTGCGACTCGAGCGACGACAGCTTCTTCTTTGCTGGCTGCAAACTGATGTGAGGGTAGGTAACATTCACTTCTTCGGCGTGTTCATTGTTACTTGTTGCAGTGTTACTAACACTTACGTTATTATTCTGGACAGCGACAGATGCAGCTTCTGCTGGTGGTTCCTTTGGTGCTGTTTGAATTTCAGATACAGATTTTTGGTAGCCAATGTGATCGGAATTTATGCTTTCCGTAGTGATGAAACTACCGAGGGATGTTTTAAGCTCATTCATACCTTTAAACAGGTTTTGGTCTTCATTCCCCGTAGCCATGGTTAGAGCTGGGTGGTGTGTAGATTGTGCGATGACGCAAAGTGCCGCTGGGTCCTTCGCTGAGATCTAGTGCAGTGTGACGTAAAATGTAATGCGAAAAACAGACAGTGCAAGTGCGTGGAGGTGTAACACTGCGTGTTACTGGTGCAGTGATGCGTGGTGATGTGCAGCGAAGTTCGCTACTGTGTGTTACAGCTGTGTAACCTGCAGTGCAGCACGGTGTAGTTTGCACAGATGGAAGGTGGAGGTGTCGTGCGTTGCAGGGTAGCGTTGTTTGGTGCGGTGTAGAGAACTGTGATGTGTTGTAACGTGGTGGTATGATGTAGTGCTGTTGGCACAGTGAAGAAAGGTTCAGGTTAGTGTGGGGAGGTTTAACGGGACACAGTGAAGATAACGCAGTGTTGCGCAATACCGAATAGTTGGTGGAGTGTTGTGGCACGCGGGGTTGCTGTGCGATGCAAGGAAGCGTCGGTAACGTAGTGTGCTGTGACGTGCCGCGGTTAAGAGCAGGTAACGCGGTGCACTGCGGTTTAGTGTACAGCGGCTCGGCTTTGTATGGAGTGGCACAGTAAATTGCAGGGAGTGTTACACGGTTGGGCGGGGGGGTGCAAGGGGACACAATACGATGGGGTGTGGCACAGGGTGATGGTGCGACGCAGGGGTGTGGGATGCAAGGTGTCGAAGCGAAATACGGGTAGGAGCAGTCGANNNNNNNNNNNNNNNNNNNNNNNNNNNNNNNNNNNNNNNNNNNNNNNNNNNNNNNNNNNNNNNNNNNNNNNNNNNNNNNNNNNNNNNNNNNNNNNNNNNNNNNNNNNNNNNNNNNNNNNNNNNNNNNNNNNNNNNNNNNNNNNNNNNNNNNNNNNNNNNNNNNNNNNNNNNNNNNNNNNNNNNNNNNNNNNNNNNNNNNNNNNNNGGGGTTAAGCGAGATGTGAGGGAGTGTCTTGCGATATGGTGTGGTGTCGTTGACTGTTGTGACAGTGGAGCGTCCGGGGTTAGGGCGCTGTGTCGTGGAGTGTGGTTTGGTGGGGTGGGGTTTGATCGGAAAGAGTTTGGTGCGGTGGGGGTTTGTGGGGTGTGATGTGGTGTTATCTAGTGCTGTGGGCACTAGTGTGTTGGACTCTTGTGGGTTCGCCTCTAGTGCTGTAGATTCTAGTGTGTTGGACTCTTGTGGGTTTGCCTCTAGCGCTATGGACTCTAGTGTGCTGGACTCTTGTGGGTTCGCCTCTAGTGCTGTAGACTCTAGTGTGTTGAACTCTTGTGGGTTTGCCTCTAGCGCTATGGACTCTAGTATGTTGGACTCTTGTGGGTTTGTCTCTAGTGCTGTAGACTCTAGTGTGTTGGACTCTTGTGGGTTCACCTCTAGTGTTGTAGACTCTAGTGTGTTGGACTCTTGTGGGTTTGCCTCTAGCGCTATGGACTCTAGTGCTGTTGACTCTTGTGGGTCTGTCTCTAGCGCTGTGGACCCTAGTGTGTTGGACTCTTGTGAGTTCGTCTCTAGCGCTGTAGACTCTAATGTGTTGGACTCTTGTAGGTTCACCTCTAGTTCTGTGAACTCTAGTGTGTTGAACTCTTGTGGGTTCAACTCTAATGCTGTGGACTCTTGTTGGGTGGGTTCGAGTGTGTTAGACTCTATAAGGGTAGATTCTAATGCTGTAGAGTCTAGTGCTGTGGACTCTAGTGTATTGGGCTCTATTAGATTGGACTCTATAAGGGTGGATTCTAATGCATTAGACTCTGGTGTTATGAACTCTTCTGGGATGGATTCTAATGCATGGGACTCTAATGTTATGAACTCTTGTGCGGTGGGGTTTAGTTTAGTTTTGTGGGGTGTGACGTGATGTGATGCAGTGCTTTGCAATGTTGTTAGATGCGGTTCTGAGTAGTAAGGCTCACTTTGCTGTACTTCATTATTATAAGTTGTACTTTGGGGTAATGTGGTATGGTAAAGTACGCTACGGCTTGTGTTTTTAGTGCTGCGTGGTGTGCTATACCGAAGTACGGTTTGTTGTGGGACAACGTACTTCGTTGTGGTTGGAGCTGGTGCAGTAGTGTAACGCGGTGTCGTGTGGGTCTTCTTGGCTGAATATGGTGCGGCACGTTGTCCTGCAATGCGATAGGGTGTGGTATTCGATGCAGGGTAATGCAATGCAGTGCAGCTAGGTATGGCTTGCGGTGATGTAAAGGAGTTTAGTGTGGTCGTGGGTACCACGGTGGCTCTGTTTGGCGCAGTGTCGTGCGATGTGGTCCACACTGGTGCAGGGTCGCTTAGTGTGGCTGTTTGGGGCGCAGCGTAATGAAGAGTGGTTTGGAGTGGTGTATTATATTGCAAGGTAGTGTACTGAGGCACGTTGCCGTGTAGTGCACCTTGCTGTAGAGTGGCGTATTGCTGCACACTTTGATCTGGCGCAAGATGGTGCGGTGTCGTGCAGTGAGGGGATGCGTGGTGCAATGAGGTGTAGTGCAAGTACGTGTGGTGCGGGGAAGTGAAGTACGAGGGGTTGTAGTGTGGAGTGTAATAGGGATATAGTGTGGAGGGGTTTGTTGTAGTGTGGGGAGATGCAGTTTCGCTTAGGGTGGTGTTGTTTGGCACAGTGTAGTAATACAAAGGATGTTGGTATAGAGTGTGGTATGCAGGGATATAGTGTAGGGTCACAGGTGTAGCGTGGGATGGCACTGTTTGATGTAGTGTAGCTGTGCTATGGAGTGGTGCACTGCAATGTGGTGTGTTTTGGGGTGGTGTGGCGTTCCTTACTTGTTGTTTGCTCTGTTGCAATGTAGTGTATTGCGGTGCAGTTTGGAGTGGCGCGACGTAGTTTAGTTTAGTGTTGTGTTGTTCGGTCTGTTGCAATGTAGTGTATTGCGGTGCAGTTTGGAGTGGCGCGACGTAGTTTAGTTTAGTGTTCTGTTGTTTGCTCTGTTGCAATGTAGTGTATTGCGGTGCAGTTTGGAGTGGCGCGATGTAGTTTAGTTTAGTGTTGTGTTGTTCGGTCTGTTGCGATGTAGTGTATTGCGGTGCAGTTTGGAGTGGCGCGACGTAGTTTAGTTTAGTGTTGCNNNNNNNNNNNNNNNNNNNNNNNNNNNNNNNNNNNNNNNNNNNNNNNAGTGTTGTGTTGTTCGGTCTGTTGCGATGTAGTGTATTGCGGTGCAGTTTGGAGTGGCGTGACGTAGTTTAGTTTAGTGTTGTGTTGTTCGGTCTGTTGCGATGTAGTGTATTGCGGTGCAGTTTGGAGTGGCGCGACGTAGTTTAGTTTAGTGTTGCGTTGTCCGGTCTGCTGCGACGCAGGGTACTGTGTAGTGATGTAGTGAAGTGTGCGATTCGCTGCTGCAGTGCCGTGTGGAGTGATGTAGTATAAAGTGGGATGACTTGGAGTGGTACGGTACGATGGAGTGGTGTAGTGTAGGGCTGCACGATTTGGTTTGGTATACTGCGCAAGCGTACAATAGGGTCCAGCCTGTGGTGGTTTTGTATTGTAGGTTAAGATGTATTCTGTTTTGGGGCGGTTTAGGGAGACGTACTGATGAGTCGTTTGGTGTGGCGTAGTGTACTGGGATGTATTTTGTTGCGGGGTTGTGTACTTTGATGCACTTTGCTGCGATGTAGCGTGCTGGGATGTATTTTGTTGCGGTGTGGTGTGCTTTGATGCACTTTGATGTGATTTGGCACGCTGTGTTGTACTTTGTGGTTTGGTGTACTTCGATGCGCTTTTATGCGGCTTGGTTCGCTGTGATGTACTTTGAAGCAATGTGACACGCTGTGATGTACTCCGCGGTGTAGTGTACTCTGATGTGCTTTGATGTGGCTTGGCACGCTGTGTTGTACTTTCACGCAATGTGACACGCTGTGATGTACTTTGTGATGTGGAGGACCCTGATGCACTTTGATGTGATGTACTTTGATGTGTTGTACTTTGATGTGATGTACTTTGATGTGATGTactttggtcttgtgcagtgTGACGTGACGCAGAGGTGCGCGGTGTGGAGTTGAACTTCAAAAACTCTGATGGCTTAGTGCGATGCGGTTTAGTGTGCCATGGTGCAACGTAAGGTGTGGTATAGTGTGATGTGGAGCAAGGTGCAGCCTTGCAGCCTCTGGCGTAGTTCGGTGTGGTGTACTGTAGGGAGCTGCAGTTTGTGATGTAGTATGATGTGTTGTTGTATACCGTGTTAGAACTTGGTCTCGTGTTGTATGGGACAGTGTTGTGTCGGGTGGTGCATTGAAGTGGGACGTGTTGTTGTGTGGTGCAAAGTAACTGGGTGCGATTCGATGCGTTGCAGTGGGATTTTGAAGTGTGACAGTGTGCAGGGCGTTTAGGTGCAGTTTTGCATGGCTCACTGTAGTATAGTACGGTACTGTTTAGTGTATTACAGTGTTTTGCAGTGTAGTACGGTGTACTACGATGTGCACTAGAATGGTGCACCGAAGTGCATTTGTTTGCGTTGGCGGCGTTCTGTTGCGCAGCACAGTGTGAAGCGGTGCAGTATCGTGCCGTGCAGTGGTGGCGCTGTGATGCAGTGCAGGGCCGTGTCGCGCGGCACGAGGGGTTGCAGTGTTGCTGCTTGGAGTGGCGTAGCACGAATCGCTGTGGGACAGTGCAATGCTGTGACGCAGTGCACTTGCAGTTGCAACGCGCAACAGAGCAGTGCGACGCACGCGGGGAATGGTGCAAGCTGCTCTTGCGGTTTGGGGGGATGGAGTGTGAAGGGAGGGGAGGAAGAGTCTTCTTCGGGGGAGTTGGGGGGAACAGTGTTGNNNNNNNNNNNNNNNNNNNNNNNNNNNNNNNNNNNNNNNNNNNNNNNNNNNNNNNNNNNNNNNNNNNNNNNNNNNNNNNNNNNNNNNNNNNNNNNNNNNNNNNNNNNNNNNNNNNNNNNNNNNNNNNNNNNNNNNNNNNNNNNNNNNNNNNNNNNNNNNNNNNNNNNNNNNNNNNNNNNNNNNNNNNNNNNNNNNNNNNNNNNNNNNNNNNNNNNNNN
Encoded here:
- the LOC106881633 gene encoding uncharacterized protein LOC106881633, with protein sequence MATGNEDQNLFKGMNELKTSLGSFITTESINSDHIGYQKSVSEIQTAPKEPPAEAASVAVQNNNVSVSNTATSNNEHAEEVNVTYPHISLQPAKKKLSSLESQRVMNVYVDMVERAVLVGMFPFVLDNLHLFNDAFDDHLKDCFKNHAGLQVSYTETRRDFLTFCRRMRRSAYQQPKVIDLTAEAEMTRKLSSDFDGEAEEEDSSIITTSEDEIDVHYRHSTSDDVDDTDMYICHDDEYEASLGKATKKISYDSYNYSLFGEEERGDYPLQSISPSETCLSLNSSIETRESSDESMRAHELGRQLSYIADRLSNSCKNILRAINANTTAAKEIVKYKDNMSPELQEFVNKLNELKSILRIRLLTTPLEEKEQDEYLKETAEKAVQNKKLIEKLEKELAEVTAAKDEQVLHIAKVQGRNRS
- the LOC106881635 gene encoding mucin-6-like; this encodes MTEPCKTAPKRPAHCHTSKSHCNASNRTQLLCTTQQHVPLQCTTRHNTVPYNTRPSSNTVYNNTSYYITNCSSLQYTTPNYARGCKAAPCSTSHYTTPYVAPWHTKPHRTKPSEFLKFNSTPRTSASRHTAQDQSTSHQSTSHQSTTHQSTSHQSASGSSTSQSTSQRVTLRESTTQRAKPHQSTSEYTTPRSTSQRVTLLQSTSQRTKPHKSASKYTKPQSTTQRAKSHQSASKHTTPQQNTSQHATSQQSASKYTTPQQNTSQYTTPHQTTHQYVSLNRPKTEYILTYNTKPPQAGPYCTLAQYTKPNRAALHYTTPSYRTTPSHPTLYYITPHGTAAANRTLHYITTQYPASQQTGQRNTKLNYVAPLQTAPQYTTSQQTEQHNTKLNYTEQHNTKLNYIAPLQTAPQYTTLQQSKQQNTKLNYVAPLQTAPQYTTLQQTEQHNTKLNYVAPLQTAPQYTTLQQSKQQVRNATPPQNTPHCSAPLHSTATLHQTVPSHATPVTLHYIPAYHTLYQHPLYYYTVPNNTTLSETASPHTTTNPSTLYPYYTPHYNPSYFTSPHHTYLHYTSLHHASPHCTTPHHLAPDQSVQQYATLQQGALHGNVPQYTTLQYNTPLQTTLHYAAPQTATLSDPAPVWTTSHDTAPNRATVVPTTTLNSFTSPQAIPSCTALHYPASNTTPYRIAGQRAAPYSAKKTHTTPRYTTAPAPTTTKYVVPQQTVLRYSTPRSTKNTSRSVLYHTTLPQSTTYNNEVQQSEPYYSEPHLTTLQSTASHHVTPHKTKLNPTAQEFITLESHALESIPEEFITPESNALESTLIESNLIEPNTLESTALDSTALESTLIESNTLEPTQQESTALELNPQEFNTLEFTELEVNLQESNTLESTALETNSQESNTLGSTALETDPQESTALESIALEANPQESNTLESTTLEVNPQESNTLESTALETNPQESNILESIALEANPQEFNTLESTALEANPQESSTLESIALEANPQESNTLESTALEANPQESNTLVPTALDNTTSHPTNPHRTKLFPIKPHPTKPHSTTQRPNPGRSTVTTVNDTTPYPLHHTTTLQHITVLYTAPNNATLQRTTPPPSICANYTVLHCRLHSCNTQ